A window of Castanea sativa cultivar Marrone di Chiusa Pesio chromosome 1, ASM4071231v1 contains these coding sequences:
- the LOC142608594 gene encoding uncharacterized protein LOC142608594, whose product MASTMSASNPSSSSIEQDPALVEDIRNPLYLHHAESPGAMLVSKVLNGENYHAWAQSMKKALIAKNKFGFVDGTITLSSPLLKTPATVDAWIRCDNMVGSWLMKAVSPQIRVSITYRDTTLEIWNDLRDTHSQGFL is encoded by the exons ATGGCTTCCACAATGTCTGCATcaaatccttcttcttcctcaattGAGCAAGATCCAGCGCTGGTAGAGGATATTCGTAATCCTCTATATCTTCATCATGCTGAAAGCCCTGGAGCTATGCTCGTATCAAAGGTCTTGAATGGTGAAAATTACCACGCTTGGGCTCAATCAATGAAGAAGGCCTTAATAGCAAAGAATaagtttggttttgttgatGGCACGATCACTCTGTCTTCTCCATTGTTGAAGACACCAGCAACTGTTGATGCTTGGATTCGTTGTGACAATATGGTTGGTTCATGGTTGATGAAAGCAGTTTCACCACAGATCAGAGTAAGCATCACCTATAGAGACACAACCTTAGAAATTTGGAATGATCTCAGAGACACGCACTCTCAAG GTTTCCTTTGA
- the LOC142608675 gene encoding uncharacterized protein LOC142608675 produces MGLNDSYSQIKGQILLMEPLPSINKVYSLLIQEERQRRVGSSNNHIESTALAVKGFNSTTALSGSKNFKSKDRPICTHCGKLGHTVEKCFKLHGFPPGFKFKGKTTMVNQVGIQEDIAEVNQPVTNTNQFPFTKEQCQQFLAMLGNQMQAAQFNMGNKEVHMASSVIQYPQPSQAKSSDVFNMAGMASFKGCNLKHSMFSTQVVNKKAFNGDTWVIDTGATNHIVHSVHLFTNFTAISSNVELPNGETVVDLICWRTIGVGEAHDGLYLLQHNPDASTSPINFGSFSSFQSLFNSVFKYVQNKSQSHVINNAVVPSSLWHFRLGHPSDAKLSSLKNVIPDIVCTFNKDCEICPLAKHKRLPFPFLNHISKFPFDIVHCDIWGPYSVPTVDDTNTS; encoded by the exons ATGGGACTCAATGATTCCTATTCTCAGATCAAAGGACAAATTTTGTTAATGGAACCACTTCCATCCATTAACAAAGTCTATTCCTTGTTGATTCAAGAAGAAAGGCAGAGACGTGTGGGAAGTTCTAACAATCACATTGAGTCTACTGCTCTTGCTGTGAAAGGTTTTAATTCCACTACTGCTCTTTCTGGAAGTAAGAATTTCAAGAGCAAGGATAGGCCTATTTGCACCCATTGTGGGAAGCTTGGTCACACTGTGGAAAAATGCTTCAAACTGCATGGGTTTCCACCTGGATTCAAGTTTAAAGGGAAGACTACAATGGTGAATCAAgtaggaattcaagaagatattgCAGAGGTCAATCAACCAGTCACCAATACTAATCAATTCCCTTTCACTAAAGAACAATGTCAGCAATTTTTGGCTATGTTGGGTAATCAGATGCAAGCTGCTCAATTCAATATGGGCAATAAGGAGGTTCATATGGCTAGTAGTGTCATCCAAT ATCCTCAGCCATCACAAGCAAAGTCTAGTGATGTTTTCAACATGGCAGGTATGGCTTCTTTTAAAGGTTGTAATTTGAAGCATTCTATGTTTTCTACTCAAGTAGTGAATAAGAAAGCTTTTAATGGAGATACTTGGGTCATTGACACTGGGGCAACAAACCATATTGTGCATTCTGTTCATTTATTCACTAATTTTACTGCCATTAGTAGTAATGTTGAACTTCCAAATGGTGAAACAGTTGTG GACCTTATTTGCTGGAGGACGATTGGTGTGGGTGAAGCCCATGATGGGCTGTATTTGTTGCAGCATAACCCTGATGCTTCTACCTCTCCAATCAACTTTGGTTCATTCTCATCATTCCAATCCCTTTTCAATTCAGTTTTCAAGTATGTTCAGAATAAGTCACAATCTCATGTAATCAATAATGCTGTTGTACCTTCTTCCTTATGGCATTTTAGGTTAGGACATCCCTCTGATGCAAAACTTTCATCTTTGAAGAATGTAATTCCTGATATTGTTTGTACCTTTAATAAAGATTGTGAAATTTGTCCACTTGCCAAACACAAAAGATTGCCATTTCCTTTCCTCAATCACATTTCTAAATTTCCATTTGATATTGTGCATTGTGATATTTGGGGTCCATATTCAGTTCCTACTGTTGATGACACAAATACTTCTTAA